The DNA sequence ACCACTTCTGAATAAAAGGGGTTGCTGCTGGCAGTGAGTAGCATCCCGATGGTCCGCGTTTGCTTGAGTTTCAGGCTGCGTGCCAGCGCAGAAGGCGCATAATTCAGGTTGCCGATCGCCGTGGTGACTTTTTCACGCACCGCTTCGCTGACAAAGCGATTGTTATTAATGACGTGAGAAACGGTGGAAGTTGATACGCCTGCCAGCCGTGCAACATCTTTCATGGTCGCCACGGCCTACTCCTGCCGCAGAAGGAAACTGTCAGTTTCTTCCCGCCATGGCACAGAAGGCTGCGCGCCGGGGCGCGTTACGGCAATGGCCGCCGCCGCATGCGCAAAACGTACGGCCTGAGGCATTGCCATGCCTTCCAACAGGGCAGTGATTAGCGCACCATTAAAGGTATCGCCCGCTGCGATAGTATCCACAGCGTCGACTTTGAATCCGGCAATGCGCTCGCCGCGGCCTTCTTCGCTCAGCCACACGCCACGGCTGCCCAGGGTAATCAGCACGCTGGGGATACCTTTGTCATGCAGCACCGCCGCCGCCTGCGCAGCATCTTCATCGGATTCAATATGTACGCCCGTCAGGATTTCCGCTTCGGTTTCGTTGGGCGTGATCATATCGATTAACGACAGCAGCTCGTCTGAAAGCTTTGTTGCAGGCGCAGGATTGAGGATAACTTTCGTTTGATGCTGTTGCGCAATTTGCGCCGCCGCCAGCACGCTATCGAGCGGGGATTCCAACTGCATTAATAGTGCATTCGCGTCGGCAATCGTCTGCTGATGTTTTTGAACCCGCGCGGGTGTGAGTGAAGCGTTAGCACCCGCATGGATCCCGATGCTG is a window from the Pantoea sp. CCBC3-3-1 genome containing:
- the rbsK gene encoding ribokinase; translation: MKTGKLAVLGSINADHILNLTTFPRPGETVIGKQYQVAFGGKGANQAVAAGRSGADISFIACVGEDDIGQRIRQQLAEDNIDVSPVTAVPGESTGVALIFVNGEGENSIGIHAGANASLTPARVQKHQQTIADANALLMQLESPLDSVLAAAQIAQQHQTKVILNPAPATKLSDELLSLIDMITPNETEAEILTGVHIESDEDAAQAAAVLHDKGIPSVLITLGSRGVWLSEEGRGERIAGFKVDAVDTIAAGDTFNGALITALLEGMAMPQAVRFAHAAAAIAVTRPGAQPSVPWREETDSFLLRQE